One window from the genome of Larus michahellis chromosome 23, bLarMic1.1, whole genome shotgun sequence encodes:
- the ARHGEF18 gene encoding rho guanine nucleotide exchange factor 18 isoform X3: MTIAQRGNSQSSLNTTGAVNKFGLISGDMDEGDSGFIKFKQTSDDVVSLAPSTADSIFLEDTYSVSLRTEIETDAHEFEAESWSVAVEQPYAKRQKKDVIKRQDVIYELMQTEMHHVRTLKIMLKVYSKAMREELQFPNAVINKLFPCVDELLEMHGQFLLQLKERRNESLEEGSDRNYMIQNIGDLLVKQFSGENGERMKEKYGVFCCGHNEAVSHYKDLLQSNKKFQNLIKKIGNCSIVRRLGVQECILLVTQRITKYPVLVERIIQNTEAGTRDYEELTQALSLIKDTITHVDAMVNECEKGQRLKEIMHKMELKSSGKCKNGLFFRKDDMGRRRLLLDGMLYWKAASGRLKDILAVLLTDVLLLLQEKDQKYTFASVDSKPPVISLQKLIVREVANEEKAMFLISASLKGPEMYEIHTSSKEERNSWMAHIRRAVESCPDEEGGTFNEPEAERRLAEARAAKLKEFQERLNVKDDLILQSLTEKQQIYVEMSEMIGFEDHSQGSRSRLLLRGDTSENLQGEAILKSAVTEAENLQNLIFTHLGNGSCQPEDGSGSGLPRRAETFGGYDSSPSISNKSGSFRKNSGGDQRQWDCRGPAVSSDVQLHDLPADAEEGSQTSDVTRLDDSSGFQPTIESQLVQRIQTLLQLLFSLQAVISQQDSYIEMQRATMVDREKQYRLQSTRGNLLLEQEKQRNFEKQREELMNVQKLQSQLKLEQQRLERERSRQQREFESTEARLQEREEETRQLREKLNQEREELERQREAYQHDLERLREAQRAVEKEKERLDQLRKLKKQNTVSGTFSPEMGQNQMLCHSVSFNGEGVESLPVSKTSVRVSVSGLDYLERSDLVRRDSTTLENRPVLALKNEVPIHLLSATNQIQKPAAVQQQIPTKLAAFTKGSKEKGGKNKASHRTDSSASVDQKQLLPPRLVSREEGVLRGRRSASPVLPSSQTAAFQPELYGPTDTQPEALSSASVNLFKPNNVHVQTLVTSQPSLLNVQDDTSKEDVIFF; this comes from the exons ATGACTATCGCCCAAAGAGGAAATTCTCAGTCTTCGTTGAATACTACTGGAGCTGTTAATAAATTTGG ACTAATTTCAGGAGACATGGATGAAGGGGATTCAGGCTTTATAAAATTTAAGCAGACTTCAGATGATGTTGTCTCGCTTGCACCTTCAACAGCAGACTCCATTTTTCTGGAAG ATACATATTCTGTATCCCTCCGAACCGAAATAGAAACAGATGCTCATGAGTTTGAGGCAGAGTCTTGGAGTGTTGCAGTGGAACAGCCATATGCAAAGAGGCAAAAGAAAGATGTTATAAAAAGGCAAGATGTCATTTATG AACTAATGCAGACTGAAATGCACCACGTTAGAACGCTGAAAATAATGCTGAAGGTATACTCCAAAGCCATGCGAGAGGAACTGCAGTTCCCAAATGCAGTCATCAACAAGCTCTTCCCCTGCGTGGATGAGCTGCTGGAGATGCATGGGCAATTTCTGCTCCAATTAAAGGAGCGACGAAATGAATCCTTGGAAGAAGGCAGTGACCGAAATTATATGATCCAGAACATTGGGGACCTCTTGGTAAAACAG TTTTCAGGTGAAAATGgggagagaatgaaagaaaaatacggTGTGTTCTGTTGTGGACACAATGAAGCTGTTAGTCATTATAAAGACCTGCTCCAAAGCAATAAGAAGTTCCAGAACTTAATAAAG AAAATCGGCAACTGCTCCATTGTGAGGAGACTCGGTGTTCAGGAGTGTATCCTTCTAGTTACCCAGCGCATCACCAAATACCCAGTCTTGGTGGAACGTATTATTCAGAATACAGAAG CTGGAACTAGAGATTATGAAGAGCTCACCCAGGCCCTTAGTTTAATTAAGGACACAATCACTCACGTAGATGCCATGGTAAATGAGTGTGAGAAGGGGCAGCGTCTTAAAGAAATTATGCACAAAATGGAGCTGAAATCATCTGGGAAATGCAAGAATGGGCTTTTCTTTCGCAAGGATGACATGGGACGGAGGCGGCTTCTACTGGATGGGATGCTGTACTGGAAAGCTGCATCAGGGCGACTCAAAG ATATTCTGGCAGTCCTGTTAACTGATGTACTGTTGCTCTTACAAGAAAAGGAccaaaaatacacatttgcatCAGTG GACTCTAAACCACCAGTTATCTCATTGCAAAAGTTGATTGTAAGAGAGGTAGCTAATGAGGAAAAGGCAATGTTCTTAATTAGCGCTTCCTTAAAAGGACCAGAAATGTATGAAATTCACACAAGCTCGAAAGAGGAGAGGAATTCCTGGATGGCACACATCCGCAGAGCTGTGGAAAG CTGTCCTGATGAAGAAGGAGGAACATTTAATGAACCTGAAGCAGAGAGGAGGCTGGCTGAAGCAAGAGCTGCTAAGTTAAAAGAGTTTCAAG AGCGTTTGAACGTGAAAGATGACCTGATTCTGCAAAGTCTGACGGAGAAGCAACAGATTTATGTAGAAATGTCTGAAATGATTGGGTTTGAAGACCATTCCCAAGGATCCCGATCTAGGCTACTTCTTCGGGGGGATACCTCAGAAAATCTGCAAGGAGAGGCGATTTTGAAGTCCGCAGTGACAGAAG CTGAAAATCTCCAGAACCTCATCTTCACTCACTTAGGCAACGGATCCTGTCAGCCTGAGGATGGCTCTGGGTCGGGACTGCCCAGGAGAGCAGAGACCTTTGGAGGATATGACAGTAGTCCCtcaatttcaaataaaa gtggtAGTTTTAGGAAGAACAGTGGTGGTGACCAGAGACAGTGGGACTGCAGAGGCCCTGCAGTAAGTTCAGATGTGCAACTCCATGACCTCCCTGCTGATGCAGAAGAAGGCTCTCAAACC AGTGATGTAACAAGGCTGGATGACAGCAGTGGTTTTCAGCCCACAATAGAGTCTCAG CTTGTCCAAAGGATACAAACGCTGCTGCAGTTGCTCTTCAGTCTTCAG GCAGTGATATCGCAGCAGGACAGCTACATTGAGATGCAACGAGCCACCATGGTAGACCGGGAGAAGCAATACCGGCTGCAGTCTACACGAGGCAACCTGCTGCTAGAGCAGGAGAAACAGCGgaactttgaaaaacagagagaagaactGATGAACGTACAGAAACTTCAGAGCCAGCTGAAGCTGGAGCAGCAACGCTTGGAACGGGAAAGGAGTCGGCAGCAGCGGGAATTTGAAAGCACAGAAGCTCGGCTGCAGGAGCGCGAAGAGGAGACTCGGCAGCTGCGAGAGAAGTTGAATCAGGAGCGGGAAGAACTCGAGAGGCAGCGAGAGGCCTATCAGCATGACCTGGAGAGACTGCGGGAGGCTCAGAGAGCAGTCGAGAAAGAGAAAGAGCGTCTAGATCAGCTAAGGAAGCTGAAGAAGCAGAACACAGTGTCAGGCACGTTCTCCCCAGAAATGGGACAG AACCAGATGCTATGTCATTCTGTTAGCTTCAATGGAGAAGGGGTGGAATCTCTGCCCGTCTCGAAAACCTCTGTGAGAGTGAGCGTCTCCGGGCTGGATTACCTGGAACGGTCAGACTTGGTTCGGAGGGACAGTACCACCCTGGAGAATCGTCCGGTTCTTGCACTGAAGAATGAAGTGCCAATACATCTCCTGAGTGCGACTAATCAGATACAGAAACCAGCTGCCGTCCAGCAGCAGATTCCTACGAAGCTGGCCGCTTTCACGAAAGGAAGCAAAGAGAAAGGTGGGAAGAACAAAGCATCTCATAGGACAGACAGTTCAG catCTGTTGATCAGAAGCAGCTGCTTCCCCCCAGGCTTGTCAGCCGAGAGGAGGGTGTCCTGAGAGGCAGACGATCAGCAAGTCCAGTCCTCCCAAGCAGCCAGACCGCTGCGTTCCAGCCAG agtTGTATGGCCCTACAGATACTCAGCCGGAAGCACTTTCATCTGCCTCAGTGAACTTATTCAAGCCCAATAACGTCCACGTTCAGACCCTGGTGACCTCTCAGCCGAGTCTGTTAAACGTGCAAGATGATACCAGCAAAGAAGATGTGATTTTCTTCTAA
- the ARHGEF18 gene encoding rho guanine nucleotide exchange factor 18 isoform X2 yields the protein MQQHQTQAASLKEQPRSLLLGPDGTPVLSRNLGMTIAQRGNSQSSLNTTGAVNKFGLISGDMDEGDSGFIKFKQTSDDVVSLAPSTADSIFLEDTYSVSLRTEIETDAHEFEAESWSVAVEQPYAKRQKKDVIKRQDVIYELMQTEMHHVRTLKIMLKVYSKAMREELQFPNAVINKLFPCVDELLEMHGQFLLQLKERRNESLEEGSDRNYMIQNIGDLLVKQFSGENGERMKEKYGVFCCGHNEAVSHYKDLLQSNKKFQNLIKKIGNCSIVRRLGVQECILLVTQRITKYPVLVERIIQNTEAGTRDYEELTQALSLIKDTITHVDAMVNECEKGQRLKEIMHKMELKSSGKCKNGLFFRKDDMGRRRLLLDGMLYWKAASGRLKDILAVLLTDVLLLLQEKDQKYTFASVDSKPPVISLQKLIVREVANEEKAMFLISASLKGPEMYEIHTSSKEERNSWMAHIRRAVESCPDEEGGTFNEPEAERRLAEARAAKLKEFQERLNVKDDLILQSLTEKQQIYVEMSEMIGFEDHSQGSRSRLLLRGDTSENLQGEAILKSAVTEAENLQNLIFTHLGNGSCQPEDGSGSGLPRRAETFGGYDSSPSISNKSGSFRKNSGGDQRQWDCRGPAVSSDVQLHDLPADAEEGSQTSDVTRLDDSSGFQPTIESQLVQRIQTLLQLLFSLQAVISQQDSYIEMQRATMVDREKQYRLQSTRGNLLLEQEKQRNFEKQREELMNVQKLQSQLKLEQQRLERERSRQQREFESTEARLQEREEETRQLREKLNQEREELERQREAYQHDLERLREAQRAVEKEKERLDQLRKLKKQNTVSGTFSPEMGQNQMLCHSVSFNGEGVESLPVSKTSVRVSVSGLDYLERSDLVRRDSTTLENRPVLALKNEVPIHLLSATNQIQKPAAVQQQIPTKLAAFTKGSKEKGGKNKASHRTDSSASVDQKQLLPPRLVSREEGVLRGRRSASPVLPSSQTAAFQPELYGPTDTQPEALSSASVNLFKPNNVHVQTLVTSQPSLLNVQDDTSKEDVIFF from the exons ATGCAGCAGCATCAGACCCAAG CCGCTTCTTTGAAGGAGCAGCCCCGAAGTCTTCTCCTGGGACCGGATGGCACCCCAGTACTATCACGGAATCTCGGTATGACTATCGCCCAAAGAGGAAATTCTCAGTCTTCGTTGAATACTACTGGAGCTGTTAATAAATTTGG ACTAATTTCAGGAGACATGGATGAAGGGGATTCAGGCTTTATAAAATTTAAGCAGACTTCAGATGATGTTGTCTCGCTTGCACCTTCAACAGCAGACTCCATTTTTCTGGAAG ATACATATTCTGTATCCCTCCGAACCGAAATAGAAACAGATGCTCATGAGTTTGAGGCAGAGTCTTGGAGTGTTGCAGTGGAACAGCCATATGCAAAGAGGCAAAAGAAAGATGTTATAAAAAGGCAAGATGTCATTTATG AACTAATGCAGACTGAAATGCACCACGTTAGAACGCTGAAAATAATGCTGAAGGTATACTCCAAAGCCATGCGAGAGGAACTGCAGTTCCCAAATGCAGTCATCAACAAGCTCTTCCCCTGCGTGGATGAGCTGCTGGAGATGCATGGGCAATTTCTGCTCCAATTAAAGGAGCGACGAAATGAATCCTTGGAAGAAGGCAGTGACCGAAATTATATGATCCAGAACATTGGGGACCTCTTGGTAAAACAG TTTTCAGGTGAAAATGgggagagaatgaaagaaaaatacggTGTGTTCTGTTGTGGACACAATGAAGCTGTTAGTCATTATAAAGACCTGCTCCAAAGCAATAAGAAGTTCCAGAACTTAATAAAG AAAATCGGCAACTGCTCCATTGTGAGGAGACTCGGTGTTCAGGAGTGTATCCTTCTAGTTACCCAGCGCATCACCAAATACCCAGTCTTGGTGGAACGTATTATTCAGAATACAGAAG CTGGAACTAGAGATTATGAAGAGCTCACCCAGGCCCTTAGTTTAATTAAGGACACAATCACTCACGTAGATGCCATGGTAAATGAGTGTGAGAAGGGGCAGCGTCTTAAAGAAATTATGCACAAAATGGAGCTGAAATCATCTGGGAAATGCAAGAATGGGCTTTTCTTTCGCAAGGATGACATGGGACGGAGGCGGCTTCTACTGGATGGGATGCTGTACTGGAAAGCTGCATCAGGGCGACTCAAAG ATATTCTGGCAGTCCTGTTAACTGATGTACTGTTGCTCTTACAAGAAAAGGAccaaaaatacacatttgcatCAGTG GACTCTAAACCACCAGTTATCTCATTGCAAAAGTTGATTGTAAGAGAGGTAGCTAATGAGGAAAAGGCAATGTTCTTAATTAGCGCTTCCTTAAAAGGACCAGAAATGTATGAAATTCACACAAGCTCGAAAGAGGAGAGGAATTCCTGGATGGCACACATCCGCAGAGCTGTGGAAAG CTGTCCTGATGAAGAAGGAGGAACATTTAATGAACCTGAAGCAGAGAGGAGGCTGGCTGAAGCAAGAGCTGCTAAGTTAAAAGAGTTTCAAG AGCGTTTGAACGTGAAAGATGACCTGATTCTGCAAAGTCTGACGGAGAAGCAACAGATTTATGTAGAAATGTCTGAAATGATTGGGTTTGAAGACCATTCCCAAGGATCCCGATCTAGGCTACTTCTTCGGGGGGATACCTCAGAAAATCTGCAAGGAGAGGCGATTTTGAAGTCCGCAGTGACAGAAG CTGAAAATCTCCAGAACCTCATCTTCACTCACTTAGGCAACGGATCCTGTCAGCCTGAGGATGGCTCTGGGTCGGGACTGCCCAGGAGAGCAGAGACCTTTGGAGGATATGACAGTAGTCCCtcaatttcaaataaaa gtggtAGTTTTAGGAAGAACAGTGGTGGTGACCAGAGACAGTGGGACTGCAGAGGCCCTGCAGTAAGTTCAGATGTGCAACTCCATGACCTCCCTGCTGATGCAGAAGAAGGCTCTCAAACC AGTGATGTAACAAGGCTGGATGACAGCAGTGGTTTTCAGCCCACAATAGAGTCTCAG CTTGTCCAAAGGATACAAACGCTGCTGCAGTTGCTCTTCAGTCTTCAG GCAGTGATATCGCAGCAGGACAGCTACATTGAGATGCAACGAGCCACCATGGTAGACCGGGAGAAGCAATACCGGCTGCAGTCTACACGAGGCAACCTGCTGCTAGAGCAGGAGAAACAGCGgaactttgaaaaacagagagaagaactGATGAACGTACAGAAACTTCAGAGCCAGCTGAAGCTGGAGCAGCAACGCTTGGAACGGGAAAGGAGTCGGCAGCAGCGGGAATTTGAAAGCACAGAAGCTCGGCTGCAGGAGCGCGAAGAGGAGACTCGGCAGCTGCGAGAGAAGTTGAATCAGGAGCGGGAAGAACTCGAGAGGCAGCGAGAGGCCTATCAGCATGACCTGGAGAGACTGCGGGAGGCTCAGAGAGCAGTCGAGAAAGAGAAAGAGCGTCTAGATCAGCTAAGGAAGCTGAAGAAGCAGAACACAGTGTCAGGCACGTTCTCCCCAGAAATGGGACAG AACCAGATGCTATGTCATTCTGTTAGCTTCAATGGAGAAGGGGTGGAATCTCTGCCCGTCTCGAAAACCTCTGTGAGAGTGAGCGTCTCCGGGCTGGATTACCTGGAACGGTCAGACTTGGTTCGGAGGGACAGTACCACCCTGGAGAATCGTCCGGTTCTTGCACTGAAGAATGAAGTGCCAATACATCTCCTGAGTGCGACTAATCAGATACAGAAACCAGCTGCCGTCCAGCAGCAGATTCCTACGAAGCTGGCCGCTTTCACGAAAGGAAGCAAAGAGAAAGGTGGGAAGAACAAAGCATCTCATAGGACAGACAGTTCAG catCTGTTGATCAGAAGCAGCTGCTTCCCCCCAGGCTTGTCAGCCGAGAGGAGGGTGTCCTGAGAGGCAGACGATCAGCAAGTCCAGTCCTCCCAAGCAGCCAGACCGCTGCGTTCCAGCCAG agtTGTATGGCCCTACAGATACTCAGCCGGAAGCACTTTCATCTGCCTCAGTGAACTTATTCAAGCCCAATAACGTCCACGTTCAGACCCTGGTGACCTCTCAGCCGAGTCTGTTAAACGTGCAAGATGATACCAGCAAAGAAGATGTGATTTTCTTCTAA